TTTGAATAATAAAAGCTGTAGGACTATTACTGTCCCCAGCTATATCTGACTCACCAGGTCTTAATGTTTCCtgtcctttcctgctttttataAGTTTTAAAGCTTTAAGCCTAATGTTTTTAGGGAGTTAATTACATTGTTTTTGGAACCTTACTCAGACAAGCTAACTTTAATTGAGATGACTTGGGTGACAGTTCCAGTGATGGTGTGTGACATGGCCTATAGATACAAACATGCATTCTCTCAGTGGGTCCTTTCAGTCTGTCCCAATGTTTAATAGTCACTgtggttcattttttttttttaatcatctgcTGTGACTGGAAAGAGGCTAGTTTGACTGTGTGTAGATTTGCTGTGTCCATGCTTGCATGTTTCAGTGCATACACAGACATGAATCCACAGTGATTGTATGCTTGTTTTTTGGTACAATAACTCTGCAAGAGCCTCCACAGATCTGTCACTTTAGCATCATCTAGGCAGATGTTACTGAAGGTGGCATGTCCAAACACTGGAGATATATTTGAAGTCTGATAGGCATAAAAGAGAGAGCTGGGAGAGTTTATGTATTTGTCACATCTGTGTGTGCTTGTGTATCTAATAATATCTTATCTGACTGATTTCTAAAATTATTCAAGGGTAATTCAGGTATATGAACTGTGAATGAAAGTATTAGGTGGTTCAGCTTAGAAAATGATGAACATTTATAAGCTTCAAAAAATTTTACAGTAAATTACGCTGTAGTAACTGAAAGTCAGGCTTGAAGGTGACCGTTAGAGGAAATGTAAATATAGAATCTCACACATCATGAAGTAactacaatattttttaaaaaactaagtTAAAAGCTGCACAAGGAAATATTGTCATTGTTAGAAACTGAAAGTGAAGAAGCTGTGACAGACTGAGAGAACTCTGTGCTAGGAAAGTGGGCTTTGTCAGGAATTTGAGTGTGCAAATTCCAGGAGTGTTTTCAGTTGCCCTTTAATTCCTTACAGCTCAGTTTTTTAGTCTGCTTGGTTTTATAGTGCAAGTTTAATCTCATGTGACATTTAATAGTAAAATACATTagtatgaaattattttggaagaTCAGTTATGACTGAGTTTTTGCCCAGACCTGCTGAGTAAACAGAATATTTGCTATTATGTACTTCTGAATggtacaaatatttttcaaatcaaCTGAATTGAGAAATGcatttatatttctaaatttatGTATGAGATCATTGCATGTAAGAGTAAAAACATCATAAGATTTAGGTTTTAGTGCAATTTAATTTATAAAGCTCCTCTTGAGCAGCTATAAATTATTATATGGCTGGACTTTACATCTGTTCCTACTTACGTGATGGTTTTGATAATTgagttgtttttcatttgttacTTAGAATTGATAAGGAGACAGAAGACCGAAGGCAAAAAGCTATTGAGGAGGTAATAAACTTTGTGCTATCGAATATTGATTTGTCTACAGAAAAGATCCATGTCTTTTACAGGATTTTAAAACCCAGAAGCCTGTTACATTTCAGTAAGAAAGTAATTTTGCACCCTCATCCCTTGCAGTTGTAGCTGGAATCCACAcactccttttcccctcttgtTTCAGAGACGTgtaggtcaaaacaaatttctttttttttttttttttttttttttttggctagtGGTAATGTGGCTGTAATATAACTTTTACTAACTACAGGTTAGAAACAATGAGAATTTGGAGGTTTACTGTAACAGTTGGAGTGATACTGCATTTTTTGAAATATTGGAGAatttgtatgatttttttttgtttttaattcttccAAAGTCTGCTTTGTTAGATGGAAGACTTTATTCTGGTAGCTTGTATTTTCccatgcatttttcattttgtttttcactatTCATTTGGctagcagagaaggaaaagtgaaatgtttaaaatattcactACAGAAATCTCGAATGTtgttattttcaattaaaaaaaaagtctctgatAGGCCGGTCTATCAGTTTCTATTTctacaaacaaaaaatgttttatgatTCCATAAAGGAGCTGTGTAGTTGACCTGCAGTTAAGATGCTCTGTTGTTCTAAAATTGCATTAAAAGGGGTATTTCCTCTTTGTGAGGTATGACCTAATGGGTTATGCAGCTGAACAGCTTGAAAATCCTGTCTCAGATAAAAGTTAGACCTTTAATAGCTGCATGTTTCAagcaatgtttttttcatttgctttgagTCTTGCACTTATTGGAGAACAGGATTTGCCATGTGTTTCTTGAAGGTTTGTACTAGTGTTTGTCTCCTCAGCATCAGGGTGTTTCTCAGTGCAGCTGTGATGGTAGACAGTTTCTGGTTCACAGAAAAAGGCTAAACTGCCGGTATTCAAAAATGCTTTGCCACTAACCAGTTTAGCCAAATACACTGACACTAATAATGTTGCCAAAAAGCCTTGGTTTATCACTTTTACTGTTACTGCAGTGTCTGTCACTTCTTTGAAATGTTCGATTGTCAAAGTAAAActtaaaaacctgaaaatttaaaactaattatttttaaactactATGCAAGAAACATGGTAGGGacaattcaatttttaaaaggaataattACTGTTAAATGAAACTTGTGTGTAGTTTTCATTCTGCAGACTTGAAGGATCTGAGGTGCAATGGGTCATAAAGAACATAGGGGTCCTAAAGtcaaattgttttttctttaacctCTTTGGGCCTAAAAtgatctacatttttttttttgttcagggTACTAGTCTAAATTTAAagttgaaaattttaaaaagtgctgagatggtttgtttttattctacTCCAGTTTTTCACAAAAAAACTCATAGTTCCTTCTCCTTGGATTGAACATGAAGGCAAGCAAGTTTCTCAGTTTAATTCAACTAAATGTAAGTTGCTTTTGTGTGTCCACCCCAAATAATACAGCTTTTGGAGAATTTagcaagcttttttttttccaacctcAATTTAAATGTTAAGAACCAGCGATAAAATATGGCTCAGTTGGTTGAttttgcagctgctggtgccaagTGCTTTctttaagaattatttattaattgAAAGTCTTGTataattttccttcttgttaTTCTTGGTCTTTGTTCTTAAATTTTCTCAGTTAATAATCTGTCTGCAAGCATTTTAATTTGCACACATAACTTTGTATCTGTAACTGTCAACTGTATTGATACAAGTAATAGCCAAGTCTTCtacttcacttttttccttcagatatTTACATGTCCTCTTattccagctgctttcctcaCCATATAGCATattggaaataaaattatgtattCTTTTACTAGCAGCATAAATTCCTGTTGTCATCCTGCTGACTCACTGCCACAAGAGGTGGATTTTCTAAATGTGTTTCGTTTATGCCACTGTTAGATTTTGTTCTTAATGTTCTTACTGAAGTTTATATATAACCAGCAGAATACAGAACAAATTGATTACAAGATGGAAAACGTGAGCTATAAAGTACTGTTTGCATGCCCTGTTGTTTGGTATGAAAATCTTAAATAAGTGGAGATTTTTGGAAGATTTGGAACAGGCTAAGCTGTTGGAGTTTTTATCAAGGCGATGCAGCTTGTGAATAGTGTTTTTTTATAATTGTCAGTTGTAATATGGTCACTTTAAGGGCAGGGAACATAAGGCATTATCTGAAATCTGGTAAAGtgaatggagaaagaaaatagaaaatagttTAATGTGTTCTTcagctgaataaaaaaaaaatttgaagtgTATCTTCACCTCTCTCCAGTCCAGACGGAATGATTTTCTGGAAATCATTCCATTTCTGTTTTACTTGAGCACAGCCTCTTTAGCTAAGCCATGAGATAGTTTGTTTTAAATCTCTGTCATGTAGAGACAATGTTCTGGGCAATGTTGATGCTACTTCACTAAGCTTTTTTGAATAGAAACATGCTGAAATTCTCTCAATAGCTATAATGGTAGCCTTTTCTCAGTACTCCTTTCTAATCTCTTCCAAACATTGATGCAAAAATTTTGTTTGGTAGTATTAAGTATTCTAACTTAATGTTGCTACATTTCAAAACTATGTGCACTGCATGTGTAAATTTAAGTTCCATGTTTTCCAGACGTAGATATAAATAACATTTCCCCAACTGGAAGACAGCTGAGCTTGCAGCCTGGGAAAAGCAATGGTGAGTAAAAGGCAATGCCTAAAATTGCAGGCTTTCTCTGAACAAAAATAATCCATTTTTTAATGGATATTCAGtttcaaaaggaaattatttgtttGTTACTGTTACTGTAGAAAGTTTTTCTTGAACTGTATGGTACTGTAATTTTAATACTCATTTCTCATAGAAATTTAATTCTATTAtactctgttttattttttcaactaAAAAAATAAGTCCCCTGTAGAATGTGGAGTGCATTTTTTCCAACACAGTGTCTGTACTTTTTATGGATTTAGAAGTGAATGTGAGCTTCAGATTTACAagtaaattacatttttgaaaAACCTTTAACATGCTGGATTGTTTTGGGTTAGAGAATCATGATTATTTTCTATGCCAAATAAATATCAGAAATCTTTTAAACTGTATCATTTTAGATAAATAGTTACTGTTTTTCCCCAaggtattttgatttttctgccaCTTTATTTTGAATCCTTCCTTTCTTCAGAGACCTCTCTTCTCAGTTAACATAAAAGCCTCTAGAGGCATTCTTAAAACTCTTGGGTTTTTATCTCTAAGCCTAGTGTGCTGCATGCGGTGTTGTCAAAACAGAATCGTACTTTAATTAACACTTTTCCTTATTGCAACTGTAATTTAAATACCTCAATTGCAGTGCAATTTGAAAGTGAATTTTTGTTTCTACAGCTTTAGCAAAAGGTCACTGTAAGCtaattttgttggttttattcATTGCAGCTGCTTGTCAGACAGTACTGTCTTTGCCGGTGGATTTTAATTTAGAGAAAATACTAGGTATGTCATGTAATATCTAAATTAAATTATGAATGTCTATGTAGAAAACTTGGTTTGTATTGTTGGCTGGGTTTGTCTTGTGAAATAGTGAAAACTAAATGTATGAATGAAAGTTTTATGTATTCTAAATGGACAATTACTGCATGACTGGAAATTGTTCTGCCTGCAGGTGGTTGAGTGGGGACCTCATTGCCTTCTACAatttcctcatgaggggaagggaaggggcaggCAGTGTTCTCTTTTTTCTGGTGACCactgacaggacctgagggaatggcctgaagttgtcaggggaggtttggattGGGTATCAgagggtggtggggcactggaagaggctccccagggaagtggtcacagcaccagcctgacagagttaaAGAAGCATTTGGCCATTGCTCTGAGggacatggtgtgactcttgggaggtcctgtgcagggccaggagttagGCTTACATgatccctgtgtgtcccttccaactcaagatGCTCTATGAGTCTAGATAGCCAGTGCATCTCCCAAACACACAAACAGAGCAGTAATTTGTCTTATCAGAAGTTGTTTGTACAGATGCCAGTCAGGAGTCTCAAAGCCCAACCTTGCCTTGAGTAAAGCTGAGCTATAACTCTGGCTTTACTGTACCTGAAACCATGGTGGGTACTAGAAGTTGTGTGGTGGCAAAAAAGCCATGACTACAGAGTGAGGAGGCAGGAGTCCAAATTAACTGTCTGATTGTAAGTGCTGCAACAAGCAATTTCTGCCACCTTCTCAGGCAAGGTGGCTGGAAGGGTCTCTCTTAACAGCTCATAGGTGGGAACAGTGGGTACAGCCAGCTCAGAGCATTTTGGCTGCATGCTCCTATCCCAGTGCTGAAATTCAGAACCATGACTGTGGGCcagaaaaacatatttattgCCTTTGTTTTTTGTCTTAATAAATGCTTCCATCAATACATAGTTTGGGAGTTGATGAAAAATTTCTCCTACAGGGAATATCCAACTAGAatagaacaagagaaaaaaatctaaaataatcTGGTAAACCAGAGCATATTTTAATGGGTTTTAGTTTATGCTTTCCTACTGTAAACAGCTAACTACTTGTACTTTCTTCAAGTCTAATCTGGTTTGCCTCTGGATGTATTGTGAAGACCATCAAAGCATATGGGAGATGTGAAAAAGAGTCTAGGTTTGCTTGGGTAGTAAAATAATCCCTGTTTGACACCTCAGATGTCTGGAGTGACAGTTCTGGAGAAAGATCAATAAGTATGTAGAAgccagtatttattttttttaaattcagactTTAGTATTAAGGGATGATAGGCAGAAGTGGAATGACCCATAGTAGACAGAGGTGACTTTTTGTAGGGATGACAAGCAATTCTTTGGGATAGGTGCCTAAACAGATTAATTAGGTGCTGTATTGGTAAATTAGATTAagtgttttatttaattatatatGTCTCTGTAAtggaatgtattttttttctgcattcgTACTGGAAACAATTTTTCCCCCACGTTTCTAGGTGAATATTTTAGAACCGATGAATTCGCAGATCAGTCTCAGGAAAATCTGAGCTCTTCGTCACTCAGAAGAAAGCTGTTTTTAGAAGAGAATGGGAATGTATCTGCATGTTTGTCCTCTTCTTTGCATAGTCCATGTGGTAGTCAGCCACTTGGAGTGCTTTGTTCCATAGAATTATCTCCAGTCCGGTGCAGAAGCCCCCTGGACACATCTAGCTCAGTAAGTAGCCTGTTTTGTAGGCTGGGTGGGAAGTACTTTATGGGAGAGTAGGAGTTAGACTAAAACTTGGGGCCTCTTTTGttcaaattctgaaaaaaatatgtgaaCAAAAGTCCTGAATGAATATATTACtgactttttattatttcaaattattttgttatGCTGCTCTTCTTTTGTATTGGGAAttaagttttaattttgttatGAAAAGGGAGTAGGAATTAAAACATACAAAAGACTTGCTGAAAGCATGttaaaacttttttcccccataaaatGTGTCTATGAAAAAGTTTTAAATCCATGAATTATTGCCTACAATAACAGTTCATATGAACATGTGATATAATTATATTTCCTTTAATCTCATAAGCTCATTTATAGTGAAAGAAATGACTTGTGGATCTTTGAAGTGCAGTGCTAAAtatgcctttttctttcctgttggCCAGAGTTTTCAGATGAATAGACATTTATTAGAACACAGAACGAAAtgtccattttttaaattaaacaagaTGACCCTTATCCCCATGTGGACTTAGCTAAAGTGGTTTAGGTGATGTATTTTCATCTGTGTGGTGGTTTGAAGTGCATGGAAAAAACCTACCTACACTAGGATAGTGTAGCTTAAATAAGTTACCTTAAATAAAAAGGTAACCTAGTAAAGAATTCCTACAATATAATTATAGGGCCAGAAGTGATGGGTGGGTGAGACCATGGGTTTTGgtctggggtttttgttgttgtttggttgttggttttttggggggttgttgttgttgtttggctggggttttttggggtttttttagtttatttgcATGATAGTCTTAAGCAAGgtcattctctttttttaaagagaaacacTTTTGTATCTACTACTGAATTAAGTAGATTGgattacattaaaatataaatagtgGCTGACTTATATCTGCAGTGATATGAATAAGAAATTTAGATTAAACACTTGACTAAATACATAGATAGCATTAATTCCCTATTTACATTTCTCATAGTTCTTAAGTGTAGTGGATAAAATAGTCCTAGCTGGTATTAAGTGACAATTTGTGTCCATTGTTCTTTTCCCTATGTGGAAGCATAAGGTCCAGGTGAAGAGCTGCAATTGGAATATTTAAGCTAAACTAGAGATTGTTTTAACTGAAATGCTTAATATGGCATCACTGGGAAGGACTAATCCTTTACAATGACAATTTTATAAATACATGTTAGCCACAGTTTTCATTATGAAAATAATGCTctgtgggtttgattttttttttttttaatttattttttttccccttctcttttctGAAGGGTCAGTTTTCATCAAGTCCTATTCAGGGAGGAACAAGAGCTTATAGTCTAGGAAGTATAACCAGTCCCCCATTTCCAGAGGGCTCTCCTGCACCTAATAGTTCTCCGGCTTTTTCACCAATTGCTTTTCACATAAGAAAAACACCACTCTCAGGTATGGTTTGATTGTATATGTATTACTCCATCTTgagtaatatatttttattataaaaactTCTAAATTCTTGCtggaacatttttctgtttggagATGAGTTTCTGTCCTTGGCAGACCAGCAGTCTCCTCTCTAACACATCTGCTGTTCAGCAGTGAAATATGTGAAGCAATGAAATGTATATGCTTGCAACTGATCAGCtagggaaaatatttcagaagaagGTACTGAGACCCGATAAGaataaagaaaagttaaaagGGTTAAATTAATCTACTGTAGGGAGGGTTTTAAAGCCACATGCCTGAATTTAGTCAGGTTACAATTCTGATTTGGCCCAGCCTGAAGCATTTTAATGCCAATGGGCGAAGAATGTTTAGCTTGAGTTTTCAAATCATGCCATCATGAAGAttatttgaaatgaaatgaCTAATGAAGAAATCACAAGCATTTTATGCCCTCATTGCTCTAGAAAATGTCACTGTTTCATGCTGTGTCCATACCTGGTAAGGCTTATTGCCTTATTTATACATGATTATACAGGTTTGGTATGATTATACACATTTATACACACATTTTGATTAATGGTATTTTACACCGTTATATATGGAGGTTGCACAGGTGTTTTCTCACTTGTTTGATCTTAAACTTCATTGCTGCCAAAAAATTTAAGTGCCTATAGATTGTGTATTGACATTCGTTTAGGAAAAAACGAATGGGGCACTAATGGACTACAGTAAACCAGCCTTCACCCATTTCCCTTTGAATGCTGTATAGtaatgacatttaaaaatacaaggtCTCCAATACAGCAAATCATGTCatagaaaagaatagaaatATGGAGGGATAAAAACTTGACTTTACCAAATATCATAGTAAAATGTATGTATGGGTgatgggtttggtttttgggtttgcttgtttggttgggttgggaGGCAACAGTCAGTGAAATATTCTGTAGTGAAATACTCTGTAGTTGGCTATAAATTATTCAATAGACTGTAGGGCCTTGAGAATGATGAGTTTTTCTATCAGATACCAGGTGAAGTTaaactttgctctttttttttcagaccaAAGAAAATTTACATTTCGTTCTCCAGATATTCCTTCTTCCTCGAATAGAATGACACCCCCTAGTACAAGAAGTCCTTACATAGATGGTTGTTCTCCAATTAAAAATTGCTCTCCTATGAGACTTGGAGCCTGTAGAGGAACTGCCCAGTATCAGACTTCTGTCATTAGAATACCTATTGCAGTTGAGAATcatgaggatgaggaagagaaggaaaacacttCTCCAGCAGAAGCTCGCTTCCCAGAAATGGATAATGGAATAAAGGTACATCAGGAAGACAGTGATACTTTTGCACGTGGTACACATCTCGTGGTGGCAACTGTGTCTATTTCACCAGATCGCTCAGAAGGTTGTCATCAAAGGTTGTCATCATTTCAGGATATAGAAGgcttaaaggaaaataatactGTAGACATGGCTGATGCAGCTGAAGTGTCAGAGGAAAACACTTGGATGAAAGAAACAATTGGCAGTAGCAATACACCAATGACCAGCTTTATGACAGGCATTACTTTCAGTGTTGAAAGCTCTCGCATGTGCATGTCGCCTCTTGCAGAAAGCAGCGCAATTCCTTGTGACAACAGTAGTATTCAggtaaaaatacagtttttagtttctctggtttctctgtAAAACTGAGCTCAACATAGCTTGGAATACGTACACTAATCTGGAAGTAATTGTTATTTTCTCTTATTGGATATGGCATCCAGTGGGTATCGTGACTTTTATCCCTTCCCTTCATCCCCTTTCGGTGGAGTTAGCATAGCAATTATTTTTGCGTTGCTCTGTACATTAGTATATTTAACTTGATCCAAATTAATGCTAACAGACCTGTTCACAATTTGCTTTTGTTATTAACCAGTCATAGTTGGTTTGTTGGATTAAGTTCTGTTAATCAAATGCAGATCATACCAGGTATCTGAGGGATTTATTTATGTTAAATGACAATACATTTTTCAAGCCCTGCTTTTTGATTTCAGGTGGACAGTGGTTACAATACACAGACTTGTGGAAACAGCATTATGGATACTGCAGGGGCTgaaaacagctgcagagaaaatgaTGTGAACACTATTGTGTTTCAGAATAAATCTCAGCTGCCTAGAACAAAGGTAGGAGTTGTGGTTAAAATGTGATAAGCTTCCCATCTAAAGCATCCATTCCCCACTGTATTTGGTCTCAGGGAGCCTGAGAGGAGAGACTGTCAGATGATAATAAAGATGTTAATGTAGTGTCGGTTCAGAGACTATATTGAATAAATGCAGGACAAACATCTTGAACTggcaaaaaaatataattattgttttatgaTAAAAGCAAGGGCTGTTTTGGAGGAAACTGAGGTATACATGCATGAATAGTAGTAGTGAGGCTGTTCATGACTATTGTAGTCTGTctattatttttggtttttttgttcttgttgctTCATTTATTGCTAAATTTTAAACGTGTGCCTATGGAGAAGGACATTTCTGGAGAAAAACTCTGCTGCTAATTTTCATAAACTTAGTGTTGATTCCTAGACCATACCTGGCATGCTGACTTGGTGGGGAACTTTCTGCATGGGTACAGTCTTTTTACAAGCCCTTTGAGGACCTATCTGAAAAACACATTACAAATAATAATACATATCTAGCAAGGCTCTCAACCCCCTAATCTTGTGATTGATGGGAAAGAGTTCTACTTCTTCCAGAGACTTGGAAGCAAGGCTAGTTTCTTTGGAGAAGAGAGTAAAGATCATCTCTTCTCAGTAATTATGGTCACATGATGCCACCAACTTAGTTTATGGTCTGCTATGTCTTGAAAGTCCTTCAAGGGGAGACAGTACTGACTGTTGGTACCAATTATAAAAACACCTCAAGTAAAGCCATTCAGCCCTGACTTCACTTCTGGATGTGCCATGCTAAAAGCCACTTCTCTGCCAAGAGGAAGTGCTGACTGATGGTGTCTTACAGACCACTGTTATCAAATTTTAAACTGTTCATTTAAGACCAGGACAAATGTGCCCTTACAAGAACAACAGATATTTTGTCATTAACTTCTAAAAACACTCATCTAAGTTCCTGCCCTTGTCACTCTGTTGGACATGGTTTTTATGTGTGCATGTACCTGCCAGAATCACTTGTCTGGTATCAAACCCATCCTAGAGGGACTTGCCAATGTCACACAGCTGCCTTTTCTTGCTGTTAGTCCTTGAACTGCTGGATCCTGACTAagacaaattttgctttttagatTAGGAGTAAAGTGTGAAGGCATTAAGTGCTTCATTCAGATCTTACAATTGAGAACCCCagggaatgaaaagaaaaaagcacagaCTTTGCTGGCTGAAAGATTCAAGTCTGGTTCATTCAGACATTCATGTGAGCCCTAGAAATGAGGTAGTTCTTGCAGACAGCATGTTTTAAATATCTGTGTAGAGAAAATGTGTTACTTCATTTCCTTCTCATTTCAGAAGGGTAGAGATGGTACTTAAGTACTTACTATACTTGAAATTTGCAGTTAGTAATCTTGGGTCTTGTTTCTTTTGGAGCATTTCTgttaaaattgtttaaaaactAACTTTTTCTTATTCACCTAGGAGTGTTCTGTTTTAAGCCATAAGGACAATCAGTTGCTGAGAACAAAATCTCCAGAAAAGCACTCCTGTTTtcaaaaagccaaaacacaTAGCACAGTATTTGGTCAAAATGCAACTTGCAACATTTCTGCTTggaaacataaaaatgaaaatcaagttTGGGGATTTCACAAAAGTGGTATGTAGTTTTCTGATGGAGAACTTAATCTGTGGTTTCTAATAAATTTTTATACATATGACCTCAATTACCTGGATTATATATactattttgcttttctaatgCAAGTGTAATAAACTGATATATATTAAGGGAGTTTTTAAATAATGTGAgatttttcaggtttt
The sequence above is a segment of the Haemorhous mexicanus isolate bHaeMex1 chromosome 2, bHaeMex1.pri, whole genome shotgun sequence genome. Coding sequences within it:
- the BORA gene encoding protein aurora borealis; amino-acid sequence: MGDTEEAKMQITPETPGRVAILNPFESPNDYYTLQEQIVSSPSVFKSTKSSSTPGKFRWSIDQLALINPVEIDSEDIRRQGMYLSQARIDKETEDRRQKAIEEFFTKKLIVPSPWIEHEGKQVSQFNSTKYVDINNISPTGRQLSLQPGKSNAACQTVLSLPVDFNLEKILGEYFRTDEFADQSQENLSSSSLRRKLFLEENGNVSACLSSSLHSPCGSQPLGVLCSIELSPVRCRSPLDTSSSGQFSSSPIQGGTRAYSLGSITSPPFPEGSPAPNSSPAFSPIAFHIRKTPLSDQRKFTFRSPDIPSSSNRMTPPSTRSPYIDGCSPIKNCSPMRLGACRGTAQYQTSVIRIPIAVENHEDEEEKENTSPAEARFPEMDNGIKVHQEDSDTFARGTHLVVATVSISPDRSEGCHQRLSSFQDIEGLKENNTVDMADAAEVSEENTWMKETIGSSNTPMTSFMTGITFSVESSRMCMSPLAESSAIPCDNSSIQVDSGYNTQTCGNSIMDTAGAENSCRENDVNTIVFQNKSQLPRTKECSVLSHKDNQLLRTKSPEKHSCFQKAKTHSTVFGQNATCNISAWKHKNENQVWGFHKSGM